From the genome of Streptomyces sp. JH34:
GCGCGTTCGGATCGCATCACGTGGGGAGAACGACATGACCAGCGTCAACGCCACCGCACCCTCCGCATCACCGCACTGTCAGGACGGCGAGAGCTACCGGCTCTCCCTGCCCAACACCGCGCGTTCCGCCGGGATCGCCCGGCACTTCGTCGCCTCACTGCTCACCGGCACCCCGCACAGCGGCATCCTCGACGACGCCCGCCTCTGTGTGACCGAGGTCGTGGCCAACGCCCATCGGCACACCCGCACTTCACTGATCCGTGTGCATGTGACGGTCGGCCGGGAGCAGGTGACCGTGTCCGTCGCCGACGACACGCCCTGGACCGCGCCTGCGGCAGGCGCCACGTCCGACGGGTTGATCCGCACGGGTCACGCGCAGGAGTGCGGGCGGGGGCTCTTCCTCCTGGAGGAACTCGCCCTGGCCTGGGGGTCGGACGTCTGCGGGTGCTGCTCTCCCAGCCACAAGGCGGTGTGGTTCACGCTCGCCGTGGATGCGGTGGCCTCCTCCGCACAGCCTTCTGCGCGCCCCCGCACGGCGATTCAGGCCTGACCACCCGCTGAGATCCACTGGCAGGCCCGGCCGTCGGCCTGCCCTACCCCGACGGACCCTGATGCGTCGTACCACCGGCGCGGCTTCGCGCTGCGCTCCTCCGCCATGCCCCGATCCGGTGTGGGACCCCGTTCCCCGCGCCCTCCAGGAGTGGGACTCGACCCCTGCCCGGCATGCCCGTCCGCGTCCGTGGCTGTCCGCCGTGACGTGGCTGATCGGCGCCGGCCTGCACCCGCGCGCGGGGGAGACGACGCTGACCGTGGCCCGGGACCTCGCGATACGGATGGACTACCGGCTGGGCTTCGTGCTGTACGACCTCGAAGGCACGGCCGCCCGGTGCGGAACGTCGACGGCGACGGTGAAGCGGCATGTCCGGGTGCTGCGGGAGCTGGGTGCGCTGGCGTGGCGGAGACACGGTACGAAGAGGAACCTTCAGCTCCCGGGCCGCCCGTACACGGCTACCGCGACGATCTACGCGGCGACGATTCCGGCAGCGTACGACCGTGCGAAGGGGCACCGGCTCGACGGCACCGGGTACAGCGCCCGCGTGGTCGGGGTGACCGACGAGGGGCGGGCGCTCATGCAGAAAACCGTCCACAGGAAGCCGCA
Proteins encoded in this window:
- a CDS encoding ATP-binding protein, with the protein product MTSVNATAPSASPHCQDGESYRLSLPNTARSAGIARHFVASLLTGTPHSGILDDARLCVTEVVANAHRHTRTSLIRVHVTVGREQVTVSVADDTPWTAPAAGATSDGLIRTGHAQECGRGLFLLEELALAWGSDVCGCCSPSHKAVWFTLAVDAVASSAQPSARPRTAIQA